TACCCTGTCAATCTAAGTGTTGTTGTTGGTCTAAGTGGCTGGCTTCCATGCGCGAGGTATATTGTACTGTCATAAAGAGCTTCCATGTCAATGCGACACTTCTACTTTGACATTTAAATCTAGAGTGATCTCATTTGCAAAgccatttttttttttaggagTCTGAAGAGAAAGTTGGAAGGTTCCCAAGATGCTGCAAGACGAGCTTCATCCTTGCCTATTTTACTTTGCCATGGAAATGGTATGCGTCCGTAcatcatcataaatatatcaTGCTGTGGTTCCTCATTATATCCTCTAGATGTGCACTTGAGCTGCACATTTAGCTGCTGGCTTTAGGTTAAGTTACATACAAACAGATCTATCtatgatattcatgaatttaccaGGTGATGCCAACCTGATGTATCATTGATCTCATGTTTTAGCTGACTAAAATAGTTATGCAATATGCAAGAGATCAGCTCATGCACCTTTTATCCAAAATGTAGCACATGAAACACTTAAGTCAGTTAACGATACATTTCACTTCTCATGGAAATGCAAGTGGAAGATGGCAGTCTTGTAATACCTTCATCTAGTATTCTTCTAATCATCAAAATGATGAATTTAATGATCAAAATCATTATAAGATGAATTCTTGATGATGTAGATTATACACCATTTCATCTCTTGAGGTCTGAACATATTTCGAGTCATATTTATCAGCATCTGATTCTCGTGATTCAACACAAATCTGCAATATGACATTCTTCTTTTCTCTAAATGTTTTATCCCAATTACTAAATGTTGGAAGTTGTATTACTTTGGAGCATTATTACATTCTGCAATGGTAACTTGTTCAGTTATGCTAAAGTTGAATTCTTACAGGAGATGAAGTGGTGTTATATAAACATGGTGAGAAATCTGCTCAGGTTTTAAAATCAAGTGGATTTGAAAACGCTGCACTCAAAACATACAATGGGTATGCAATCTTTTTTTACATGACCATTTTTATTCGGTCAGCCAAATTGCATCCTCTATAGAACTAACCGTTGAAATTGTGTAGGCTTGGCCACTATACTGTCCCTGGTGAGATGAATGATGTCTGCAAATTTCTTACCACGGTGCTGGGACTTGACGGATCTCATTCTTAATTAAAGATCCATCATGAATAAGTGTGCTAGAGTTTGATAATCACGTTGTTAATTCATAATTTTGGTTTGGGCTTTATGGTAAAATTTGTGTGCCATCACTCTTTTATCAACTTGATAGAATCCAAATGATCTCTACACACTCATAGCTCTCTTTTTTAATTACCATATTAGTTTATTTACCGTTGTAGGTTTAAGCTCACTACGTGTTTTGCTTGGAGAATTTAGTGGCCATGCCtttgttttaatgtaatttgTTCACATTATAGTCTCCTTTACAGTCGTGTTATGATTAAGGTTTTACTTTTAAATGTTTGATTCAACCTGAATTGTCAAATGGGAATCGGTGATGATAAGATTTGATCTTTAAACCTTGCTATTATAGAGTATATGGAAGTTTGTTATCTGACATCCTCAATCTTTGATAAGTAGATCTGATCTGATATATATATCGTTCGGATGAGATTTCAAATCTTCAATATTTGATAAGTGAGATCGATATATTATCATCAGATTAACATTTTAGATGTAAAATAATATATCTGATGAGATTTGTGACACAAATTATCATCATACATCAACTAGAAGTGCATGCTGAGTCGGATAGGCCTATCTATTGATACAACAGAGTTGGGTAGTAGGACTATTCCAACCGCCACTGGTGTTCCAGTTGGGTTCGGTAGCGGGCGTTTTCCAAGTTGGAGTGAGTAGGATTAAGATTTGTCGTTGATTTGAGCCTTCTTCCCTCTTTTTATCTTGTCCCGAAGCCTGTCTTCCTATCAACCCTCCTCCGTCcgccgccgcagcagcagcaAGGATTCATGGAGCCTCCCCCGCCAAAGAAACGTCGGTTCGTCTTACACCCACCACCACAACAACCCCCTACCATGATTCCTCCCGTTCCAAACATGCCTTCATCGATCTCTACGATGCtccctccccttcctcctcccgCCATTGACCCAAACCTCGTGTTCTACAAGACTCGACTGTGCCAGAATTTTAGCACCAGGGGCGTCTGCCCCTACGGCCACCTCTGCAGGTTCGCCCACGGACCTGCCGACCTCCGCGAGCCGGTGCCCAACTGGCAGGATATCGCCGGGACGCACAAGACCAAATTGTGCCGGAGCTTTGCCGCCGGTGCCTGCCCTTACGGCGACAGATGCTTGTACTCGCACTCGCATGCACGAGGGAGTGGCTCGGCCGTGAGACCGACGCTGCCTGCAGCGCCTGTAGCCAACGCCAGCCGATCCAACGAGAGATGCGTCTCCGCGCATGGTTCTGCAGGTACACTCGAAGCCAGGCTTTGCTTGCTTTCATGGCTTATTTAgagtctgctttgtgtttgatcaGCTGTTGTGTTCTTGTTGGTACAGTGTTGAAGAAGACTCCGATGAGCGTTGCGGAGGCAGCGAAGGATTATTCGGAAGAGGCTACGAGAAGCAGTACTCTTCCCAGATCTGCAAACTCTCCGACCCACGTTGGGACAGGAACACCACCACCACCCAGCTCAGAACCAACATTGAAGTGTTTCCCAAGGTTGCGGAGGATAAAGAAGCTGAACCATATTTACGCAGACTGGATCGATTGATATCTCTCCCCACTTCGAATGGGGACGTACAGTTGACGACGGaaaaattttagatattttttttctttcttttttatgcaATGTAGTTAGTTATCTTAGGATAATTAATTCATAGTGAATCAGATACGTTCTTTCAGTTGACCGATTCTGTAGATTACGAGCCGTTACAAACAAACGACAACAACGACGTCACGTTTCGCCGACACCGACGCATCCAGTCACCACTGTTGCTGTAAGAGACACCAAGCTTTGCCCGAGGAAGCCGACAATGGCTTAGCTGCACCAGTTCACCGACACTTGGCGGTGTCGTGCGCGGTGATCGGACGCTTAAGCATCCATCAAACCCTTCCATCCGACGGCTGCGATTAAACGTATGTTagtttatatttaatttattagtAATATGAGATGAAGGAGGAAAGGACGGCTGAGGAGGATAGGAATCATCGGATGGGGGATTGCGGCAGCGAGTGAGAGACCACCGGTGCGCTTCTTCGGCTCCCATCGGAAGAGATCCCGATCGAttgttctcttcctcctcctcggtgTAAGGTGATTCTTCTCCAGAGAGTTTGGTGGGCAGCTCGGAGAAAGATCGGATCTGGGTAGGGTGTCGGGAGCGTCATGGAAGCCAATGCGGGAATGGTGGCGGGGTCACACAAGCGGAACGAGTTCGTGATGATTCGGCAGGGAGGAGAAGCTGGGGTGGGTGTTTGCCGTTTTTCGCCTCTTCATCCTGTTACGGATGGCCAAGATCCGACCATTTTTCCTTCTTCTCGATTCTTTTGAAAGAACTGGCATTTTGGTCGGCCTGTTGCTTGGATCAAGTGGTGCACTTTGCGGTTTCTGTGGTTTGACTTCGGGTTCATAATCGTCTTATGCAATTTGTGATGGGTTTTGTTCGGATTGACTGGATTGGAAGGCATATGGTGCCGGTCAATTTGAAGATGTTGCATACCTTTGGTTACTGTTAGGAAAGACCATAATTTTGCCTTTGTTCTGCATTCAAATATCCATTTTGGAATTTCTTCTCTAGTcagtttttgtatgattttgaactgatGTCGACAACCCTATGCGATTCACTGTCTTTCTTGCAGGAAGTATTAGTTAAAAGATTGCTTCGGCATTAAACTTCACCTGATTTAGGGGTGAATCAATCGCTTAATTTTGTTTTGAGTTGGCTGTAACTCTAGTTGCTTGTTGTGGACTCTTGTTAAATTTGCGACTTTGATGCGCTCGACTTTGTTGTCTTCCTTATGTGTTGTTAGATAGATATCAGTCTTCTTTCCTAATTGCGCTTGAAATCCCTGTATTTTGAAAAATGCATAAAGATCCTTTGCTACCCTTTCTTGCCGGCATAGATCTGCATGCCACTTTGTGCTTTATGGACTTGGACTTGATATCGTATCCACTGGTATTTTCATGGTTTGCATGAGACTTCTCTGAAGAAATTGAAATTTGCAGGATCATCTAACTGAAATTATTAATTTGGCAGTTTGGACCAAATTTTGGTCTTGGCTGTCACCAAAATTTTGGTTTCTTGGTTTTTCGTGTTTTATTTAACTgtttaaatatattttgatgaagTTGTTAGCTTTGCTTATCTCATACACCTGACTTACGTTTACATCATTGGAACATGGACATCTTTTACAAGTTTTCTGATTCCTTTCTCTCCTGATCCTCAATTACGTCTTTCATAATGCAGCCAAAGCTGCTGAAAAAATTTGATGGCCAAGAGTGTCAAATCTGTGGTGATACAGTAGGACTTTCAGACACGGGGGACCTTTTTGTTGCTTGTAATGAGTGTGCCTTCCCAGTCTGCCGAGCTTGTTATGAATATGAGAGGAAGGAAGGGAATAAGTCTTGCCCTCAATGCAAGACTCGGTACAAGAGACACAAAGGTAAGGTCATGGTTTTAATCATTCCACTCCTGAGATTTTAGTTGCATATGAATGTGTAAGCATAAAATGAATCTCTTATGATGCTTCTTTTGATGAAATTCCCATCCGATTATATAATCACAAACCTAGACCTACTTCACTATTTCTGACTTGTGGATTTCAGGTAGTCCTCGAGTTGATGGAGATGATGAGGAAGATGATGTTGATGATCTAGACAATGAGTTCAATTGCAGGCAAGGCAATGTTGAAGCTGGACATACATGGCAACTTCAAGGACCGGCAGAAGATGTTGATTTATCTTCTTCTTTTAGACATGAACCTCAACACCGTATTCCATATTTGACCAGTGGGCAACAGGTAGATTAAAAAGAAATTTACTTCTTCTAGGAAACAATATATTTGGCATTTGTTCATTGTCTTAAACATTGGCTTCATGGGCAAAATAGGGATTGCAATGTTAAaacagcaaatttttgcttctgcTAAAATATAGTGATAGACATGGAGCTGCTTTTATGCTAGAAAAATTCTATGTGGGGGAGTAAACAAAGATCATACTAAAATTTGACTATCTAGTTTAACTTTTATTTTATATGCTATGAAGAATGCTGTGACAGTATAAACTAGAAAAGCTAAGATTATATAGATGAATGAGTAGAAAATTAATCGAAGATAACATGTCAATCGATTAAGAAAACCAACTTCATTGGTGAATATTAATGTTGGTTTTTCTCACTCTGGGCATATTAACCTGTATTTACTAATTATGAAAACATCTAATAGACATTCCTAGACTTTTTAGTTCTCAAATGATGAAGAAGCGCTGAGCCACAAAGAATTTTctaattaagaatttttttgtcTTTATTGTTTCTAAAGATAACTTCTGTGAAAGAGAATGATCGAAGTTTCTTTTTGGCTTAAGCTCTCATTAGATTTGATTCCCTTTAGGACACGTAGAATAGCAAAAATGATGATAAGATCTCCCGAAGATCTCCAGAACTCAAGAAACACAGCTCAAACAAAATTGTTTAAGAGCCTTCATCAAATCTATAGCTAAGTCACTGTCCAAAGCTATAACAGTAAATATGATGTCCATTGTTGGTCAACCTTTTGCTTGGTCTTACCATTAAACCAATATGTTTAGGTTTCTGGGGAGGTCCCTGATGCAACACCTGATCGCCATTCTATTCGAAGTCCATCATCAGGTTATGTAGATCCCAGCTTGCCAGGTAACATTAAATCCTCTTTCCATCTGCAAAATAAAACTTATTAATACATGGCATTTAGCTTTCAGTAATTGTTTTCTGGTGAACTATATGGCAGTTCCAGTAAGAATTGTGGACCCTTCCAAAGACTTGAACTCATATGGGCTTGGTAGTGTTGACTGGAAAGAAAGAGTTGAAGGTTGGAAGCTCAAACAGGACAAAACCATAATGCATGTGACCAACAAATACAATGATGGCAAAGGAGATATGGAAGGAACTGGTTCAAATGGTGAAGATCTGCAAATGTATGGACCTTGCATTTTTCCTGATATGGCCTTTTTGAAttgctttcttgattttttttcccttctgGCTGTTAATCTCTAGTCGTTTCATGTTCCTTTCATTTACATCAGTTCCAGAGCTAGATTTAGATAGTTTCAGTGGTGTGTATTACAAGCAATAAAATTATTCATACAATAAATGCTTATTTTGCAATAAGGTACAAGTATAGGGACAAGCTTTATCATTCAGAAATGCTTGtcattttatatttctatttatcaAATGATGCAATATGTAGATATCTGTCCACAGTTTGACCAAGTCCATTGTAAGTATAACTTGTCTTTGAACTGTGCATCTCAGCCCACCTCTAATTTTCAGCCATAGGTAATTTCTGGTATGTGCTAAGAATTGCTGCCTTATTCATGATGCTTCAACATATAATCATACATCTGATATTTGAATTCCCTTTGTAGGGTCGATGATGCTCGGCAACCTTTAAGCCGTATAGTACCAATTCCTTCTAGCCAACTTAACCTCTACCGTGTGGTCATCATACTTCGGCTCATCATTTTATGTTTCTTCTTCCAATATCGTGTAACTCATCCGGTACATGATGCTTATCCTTTGTGGCTAACATCGGTCATTTGTGAGATATGGTTTGCTTTGTCATGGCTTCTTGATCAGTTTCCAAAATGGTATCCAATCAACCGTGAGACATACCTTGATAGGCTTGCCTTGAGGTCAGTGATCATGTCTTGTTCTTTTTCTCTATTGAACATAATATTCTTCATGTTTTTTCTATAATGATTCTTCACAATACACATTTGCAGATATGATAGGGAAGGGGAACCATCACAATTAGCTCCTGTTGATGTTTTTGTCAGTACAGTGGATCCTTTGAAGGAACCTCCTCTTATAACAGCCAACACAGTGTTGTCTATTCTTGCTGTGGATTACCCTGTTGACAAAGTCTCATGTTATGTTTCTGATGATGGTTCA
This Musa acuminata AAA Group cultivar baxijiao chromosome BXJ1-2, Cavendish_Baxijiao_AAA, whole genome shotgun sequence DNA region includes the following protein-coding sequences:
- the LOC135609705 gene encoding zinc finger CCCH domain-containing protein 39-like; the encoded protein is MEPPPPKKRRFVLHPPPQQPPTMIPPVPNMPSSISTMLPPLPPPAIDPNLVFYKTRLCQNFSTRGVCPYGHLCRFAHGPADLREPVPNWQDIAGTHKTKLCRSFAAGACPYGDRCLYSHSHARGSGSAVRPTLPAAPVANASRSNERCVSAHGSAVLKKTPMSVAEAAKDYSEEATRSSTLPRSANSPTHVGTGTPPPPSSEPTLKCFPRLRRIKKLNHIYADWID